A part of Myxococcus landrumus genomic DNA contains:
- a CDS encoding OmpA family protein, which yields MSTSEATSYTFRVVNADGSVFGKGCFTHEGPPARGAVTIPAASGPKLTELWYSDPLVGTLRLADVRAFAFSPEQFALQLASGDQSVELKGGSATTAKPGPIASHRHGGNDFTSQGRSLEFPQPSEALPEGTQGTATVSAVDLVVVIDASKSMRPEAVGLSETLNAAMEVARTRCPCDLRVTYLGIEGVFQGTRFDTTVRDYLLETAGANAAELKSRPYTWVAGGKVREDGGRAIEDLSNHFDWRPEAQRAVFFLGDEGLDGGGDVNARDVVGANKAIQTAQQARVRVHTYLGVTKAAPWELEALKHEYARVAEETGGQSFLVQQTLEGFQDMLTSVICASKSAPNAAAPARSCCQAAVESPAATVAASTSYTFRVLGADGGLFGKGCFTHEGPPTQSAVTIPPASGPKLTAFWYHDAIVGSLQLKDVRALSFAPEQFTLELANPDNTLDLKAAGASPAKPGAVSLHRSTEGDFASQHRVVEFPRWAEPTVTVTEGQMTVPAVDLVVAIDASKSMREEAVGLSEMVGSAIKAAQTRCPSNLRVTYLGIEGTFGGTRFTTTVRDYLLQTVGADEAELKSRRFTWIAGGKVREDGARTIQDLSAHFDWRTGAQRAIFFLGDEGLNGGGEIAAKDIAAANHAIEAAVSAEVRVHTYLGASKVKGLEALESEYARVARETGGQAYTVQRSLSGLQSMLESVICGSKPPPVTTTTEFRCCQACVEDFIAPRPAPPPAPEPAKVVVEDGKLRTLEKVYFASDKDNAIPESLPILDHVFELLRTHTDIKKLRIEAHTDNAGTKTYNQDLSARRAKWVRQYLIQKGIAEERLDSAGFGLTKPIDSNATPQGRANNRRVEFVIVEEQPPPPVTRPM from the coding sequence ATGTCCACGTCCGAGGCCACCAGTTACACGTTCCGGGTCGTCAATGCGGATGGGTCCGTGTTCGGCAAGGGCTGCTTTACCCACGAAGGCCCACCTGCCCGAGGCGCCGTCACGATTCCCGCGGCCAGCGGCCCGAAGCTGACGGAGCTCTGGTACAGCGACCCGCTCGTGGGCACCTTGCGGCTCGCGGACGTGCGGGCTTTTGCCTTCAGCCCGGAGCAGTTCGCCCTCCAGCTCGCCAGCGGGGATCAATCCGTGGAGCTGAAGGGAGGGAGCGCCACCACCGCGAAGCCTGGCCCCATCGCCAGCCATCGTCACGGAGGCAATGACTTCACCAGCCAGGGGCGGAGCCTGGAGTTCCCCCAGCCGTCGGAGGCCCTTCCCGAGGGGACCCAGGGCACCGCCACCGTGTCGGCGGTGGACCTGGTCGTGGTCATCGACGCCAGCAAGTCCATGCGCCCGGAGGCCGTCGGCCTGAGCGAGACGCTGAACGCCGCCATGGAGGTCGCCCGCACGCGCTGCCCTTGTGACTTGCGCGTCACGTACCTGGGCATCGAAGGGGTCTTCCAGGGCACGCGCTTCGACACCACCGTGCGCGACTACCTGCTGGAGACCGCGGGAGCCAACGCGGCGGAGCTCAAGAGCCGCCCCTACACCTGGGTGGCCGGAGGCAAGGTCCGCGAGGACGGTGGGCGCGCCATCGAGGACCTCTCCAACCACTTCGACTGGCGCCCCGAGGCCCAGCGCGCCGTCTTCTTCCTGGGCGACGAGGGCCTGGACGGAGGGGGCGACGTCAACGCGAGGGATGTCGTCGGCGCCAACAAGGCCATCCAGACCGCCCAGCAGGCCCGTGTGCGCGTCCACACCTACCTCGGGGTGACCAAGGCCGCTCCGTGGGAGCTGGAGGCGCTGAAGCACGAATACGCCCGCGTCGCGGAGGAGACGGGCGGTCAGTCCTTCCTGGTGCAGCAGACGCTGGAGGGCTTCCAGGACATGCTCACGAGCGTCATCTGCGCCAGCAAGTCCGCCCCCAACGCCGCCGCTCCCGCCCGGAGCTGCTGCCAGGCCGCCGTGGAGAGCCCGGCGGCGACGGTGGCCGCGTCCACCAGCTACACCTTCCGGGTGCTCGGCGCGGACGGAGGCCTGTTCGGCAAGGGCTGCTTCACCCATGAGGGCCCGCCCACGCAGAGCGCCGTCACGATTCCTCCCGCCAGCGGCCCCAAGCTGACGGCGTTCTGGTACCACGACGCCATCGTCGGCAGCTTGCAGCTCAAGGACGTCCGCGCGCTCTCCTTCGCCCCGGAGCAGTTCACCCTCGAGCTCGCGAACCCCGACAACACGCTGGACTTGAAGGCGGCGGGAGCCTCGCCCGCGAAGCCCGGCGCCGTCTCCCTGCACCGCAGCACGGAGGGCGACTTCGCCAGCCAGCACCGCGTGGTGGAGTTCCCGCGCTGGGCCGAGCCCACCGTCACCGTCACGGAAGGCCAGATGACGGTGCCCGCGGTGGACCTGGTCGTGGCCATCGACGCCAGCAAGTCCATGCGCGAGGAGGCCGTGGGGCTGAGTGAGATGGTGGGCTCCGCCATCAAGGCCGCCCAGACTCGCTGCCCGTCGAACCTGCGCGTCACCTACCTGGGCATCGAGGGCACCTTCGGAGGCACCCGCTTCACCACGACCGTGCGCGACTATCTGTTGCAGACCGTCGGCGCGGACGAGGCGGAGCTCAAGAGCCGCCGCTTCACCTGGATTGCCGGAGGCAAGGTCCGCGAGGACGGAGCGCGGACCATCCAGGACCTCAGCGCCCACTTCGATTGGCGCACCGGCGCGCAGCGCGCCATCTTCTTCCTGGGCGACGAAGGGCTGAACGGCGGAGGCGAGATTGCCGCGAAGGACATCGCCGCCGCCAATCACGCCATCGAGGCCGCCGTCTCCGCGGAGGTCCGCGTCCACACCTATCTGGGTGCAAGCAAGGTCAAGGGACTGGAGGCGCTCGAGTCCGAGTACGCCCGGGTGGCGAGGGAGACGGGAGGCCAGGCCTACACGGTGCAGCGCTCCCTGAGCGGGCTTCAGAGCATGCTCGAGAGCGTCATCTGCGGCAGCAAGCCGCCCCCTGTCACCACCACCACGGAGTTCCGCTGCTGCCAGGCCTGCGTGGAGGACTTCATCGCGCCCAGGCCCGCGCCCCCACCGGCGCCCGAGCCCGCCAAGGTGGTGGTCGAGGACGGCAAGCTGCGCACGCTCGAGAAGGTCTACTTCGCCTCCGACAAGGACAACGCCATCCCGGAGTCCCTGCCGATTCTCGACCACGTCTTCGAGCTGCTCCGAACCCACACCGACATCAAGAAGCTGCGCATCGAGGCCCACACGGACAACGCGGGCACCAAGACGTACAACCAGGACCTGTCCGCGCGGCGGGCCAAGTGGGTTCGCCAGTATCTCATCCAGAAGGGCATCGCCGAGGAGCGGCTGGACTCCGCGGGCTTCGGGTTGACCAAGCCCATCGACAGCAACGCCACGCCGCAGGGCCGGGCCAACAACCGGCGCGTGGAGTTCGTCATCGTCGAGGAGCAGCCCCCACCGCCCGTCACCCGGCCGATGTGA
- a CDS encoding energy-coupling factor transporter transmembrane component T: MSATEANVYAGLDARLKLFQLFVVSLCAFVTKTLTAQILLLEVVLVLGLVAGQRQTVARFLWMAVPLVLYVVFGGAGTGTSMWVFFLRFLAFAVLKFSSPALLVLYLVRLEDLSAVIQALERLRFPRQVTLPLAVAIRFVPSLQYEYASIRDAMRLRGVAPTLRRFYAYPAQTLELTVIPLLMRAVRISEELSISALTRGMEREGDKSWYRPLVWAPTDTLGFIATALVGALLFAVDHVAM, translated from the coding sequence ATGAGCGCGACCGAGGCCAACGTCTACGCGGGCCTGGATGCGCGGCTGAAGCTCTTCCAGCTCTTCGTCGTGAGCCTGTGCGCCTTCGTCACGAAGACCCTCACCGCCCAAATCCTCCTCCTGGAGGTCGTCCTCGTGCTGGGCCTCGTCGCGGGACAGCGGCAGACGGTGGCCCGCTTCCTGTGGATGGCCGTCCCGCTGGTGCTCTACGTCGTCTTCGGCGGCGCGGGCACGGGCACGTCGATGTGGGTCTTCTTCCTCCGGTTCCTGGCGTTCGCCGTGCTGAAGTTCTCGTCCCCGGCGCTGCTGGTGCTGTACCTGGTGCGCCTGGAGGACCTGTCCGCGGTCATCCAGGCCCTGGAGCGGCTGCGCTTCCCCCGGCAGGTCACCTTGCCGCTCGCGGTGGCCATCCGCTTCGTTCCCTCGCTGCAATACGAGTACGCCAGTATCCGGGATGCGATGCGGCTGCGCGGTGTGGCGCCCACGCTGCGGCGCTTCTACGCGTATCCCGCGCAGACGCTGGAGCTCACCGTCATCCCGCTGTTGATGCGCGCGGTGCGCATCTCCGAGGAGCTCTCCATCTCCGCCCTCACGCGAGGCATGGAGCGCGAGGGCGACAAGAGCTGGTACCGGCCGCTCGTCTGGGCGCCGACGGACACCCTGGGCTTCATCGCGACGGCGCTCGTCGGCGCGCTGCTCTTCGCCGTCGACCACGTCGCGATGTGA